A stretch of the Nitrospirota bacterium genome encodes the following:
- the rimO gene encoding 30S ribosomal protein S12 methylthiotransferase RimO, translating into MKLSLINLGCPKNQVDSEIMLGLLHEAGFEFSANEEEADIIIVNTCGFIDAAKEESVNTLIQLGEYKNTGRCRLLIASGCLSQRYKDELLKELPEIDAVVGTGSFTDVVEICRKFVSENNPIPTLTLPLKGRENNASSGQGEEGFVPRHHQIYISDPSNFNYESPLPRIRISPAHTAFVKIAEGCDHTCTFCIIPELRGRQRSRSIESIAGEVERLASEGVVEINLVAQDSTAYGRDLKESNALSKLLRRLANIKDIKWIRLLYTYPGSFTKDLIEVMAGEEKVCKYIDMPVQHINDTILNRMHRGHTRKSIYRTVETLREKIHGVILRTSLIVGFPGETEEQFNELAEFVKDIAFERLGVFTYSNEEGTGAYAFSGQIKEKEMKKRRDTIMKIQQKISLKKNRQLIGSKQMVLVDGPSQEAPYLLEGRTSTQAPEIDGVVYLTDTAGNTPIQGEIIPVEITDAHPYDLIGKAV; encoded by the coding sequence ATGAAGCTTAGTTTAATAAATCTTGGCTGTCCAAAGAATCAGGTTGATTCAGAGATAATGCTCGGCCTTCTTCATGAGGCGGGTTTTGAATTTAGCGCTAATGAGGAAGAGGCGGATATTATTATTGTGAATACCTGCGGATTTATTGATGCGGCAAAAGAGGAATCAGTAAATACACTCATCCAATTGGGTGAATATAAGAATACCGGAAGGTGCAGACTCCTTATCGCATCAGGATGTCTTTCTCAGAGATATAAAGATGAGCTTTTAAAGGAGTTGCCGGAGATTGATGCTGTTGTGGGGACAGGGTCATTTACAGATGTAGTAGAGATATGCAGGAAGTTCGTAAGTGAAAATAACCCCATCCCCACCCTAACCCTCCCCTTGAAGGGGAGGGAAAACAATGCATCCTCTGGTCAGGGGGAGGAGGGATTTGTGCCCCGCCATCACCAGATATACATCTCTGACCCTTCAAATTTCAATTATGAATCACCGCTTCCAAGAATCAGGATAAGCCCTGCCCATACTGCCTTTGTAAAGATTGCAGAGGGGTGTGACCATACCTGTACCTTCTGCATTATCCCTGAATTGAGGGGCAGACAGAGGAGCCGCAGTATTGAATCCATTGCAGGCGAAGTGGAACGGCTTGCCTCTGAGGGAGTTGTAGAAATAAACCTTGTGGCACAGGATTCTACTGCTTATGGAAGGGACTTGAAAGAATCAAACGCACTATCAAAATTGCTCAGAAGGCTTGCAAATATAAAAGATATAAAATGGATACGCCTGCTTTACACATATCCCGGTTCTTTTACAAAAGACCTTATTGAAGTGATGGCAGGAGAGGAAAAGGTCTGTAAATATATTGATATGCCTGTCCAGCATATCAATGATACTATTCTAAACAGGATGCACAGGGGGCATACAAGAAAGAGTATTTACAGAACGGTTGAGACACTTAGGGAGAAGATTCATGGAGTAATATTAAGGACATCCCTTATCGTTGGTTTTCCCGGTGAGACAGAGGAGCAGTTCAATGAACTGGCAGAATTTGTGAAGGATATTGCGTTTGAACGGCTCGGTGTTTTTACCTATTCCAATGAAGAGGGTACAGGGGCTTATGCCTTTTCCGGACAGATAAAAGAAAAAGAAATGAAGAAAAGACGGGATACCATAATGAAAATCCAGCAGAAAATATCCCTGAAAAAAAACAGGCAACTTATCGGCAGTAAACAGATGGTACTTGTTGACGGTCCGTCACAGGAAGCCCCTTATCTTTTAGAAGGTAGGACATCCACACAGGCCCCTGAGATTGACGGCGTTGTATATTTAACAGACACAGCAGGCAACACGCCGATTCAGGGGGAAATTATTCCAGTTGAAATTACAGATGCACATCCCTATGATTTGATAGGAAAGGCTGTTTAA
- a CDS encoding fumarate reductase subunit D: protein MGLLKMINKLEPLWWSLFGLGGMIAAFFLPVHIFLHGIAIPLGWVSQDLLSYERMTLVFGSPYGIIVKLFLFSIISFPLFHAAHRIRLTIEDLRIGWLNCIMPFICYGGAIVLSVIAIVVLFVRIT from the coding sequence ATGGGTCTGTTAAAAATGATAAATAAACTGGAACCGCTCTGGTGGTCGCTGTTCGGACTTGGGGGTATGATAGCCGCATTCTTCCTGCCGGTTCATATATTTCTGCATGGTATAGCCATACCATTGGGTTGGGTATCTCAGGACTTGCTCAGCTACGAGAGGATGACACTGGTATTTGGTTCCCCTTACGGAATCATAGTAAAGCTATTTCTGTTCTCCATAATATCCTTTCCATTATTTCATGCCGCACACCGCATCCGCCTTACCATTGAAGACCTCCGTATCGGATGGCTGAACTGCATCATGCCATTTATCTGCTACGGCGGGGCAATAGTCCTTTCAGTAATAGCGATTGTAGTGCTGTTTGTGCGAATTACGTAA
- a CDS encoding succinate dehydrogenase/fumarate reductase iron-sulfur subunit produces MAEEIKITVTRYNPDTDKELRQQTYSIPYHNDWGILDALNYIKAELDGSLTYRWSCRMAVCGSCGMMVNGTPRLACSTYLNEFYPGEITLEPLANFPIIRDLVVELTDFMEKLKEVKPWIIRKNKSDEDDTSSEYIQTTKQMDNYYQQTLCINCTLCYAACPVYGLHPDFVGPAVIALGYRYNNDSRDQGKDERRKFLASEDGVWKCTVVGDCTEVCPKHVDPSASIQRTKVDNATNWFFSFLKGNK; encoded by the coding sequence ATGGCAGAAGAAATCAAAATAACAGTTACACGTTATAACCCGGATACAGATAAGGAATTAAGGCAACAGACCTATTCAATTCCATATCATAACGACTGGGGTATCCTTGATGCACTGAACTACATCAAGGCTGAGCTTGACGGCTCACTAACATACCGGTGGTCCTGCAGGATGGCTGTCTGCGGTAGTTGCGGTATGATGGTAAACGGGACTCCTCGGCTCGCTTGTTCTACCTATCTTAATGAGTTTTATCCCGGAGAGATTACCCTTGAACCGCTTGCAAACTTTCCCATTATCAGGGACCTTGTGGTGGAACTTACAGACTTCATGGAAAAACTCAAGGAAGTCAAACCATGGATTATCAGAAAAAATAAGAGTGATGAGGATGACACATCAAGCGAGTACATCCAGACAACAAAACAGATGGATAACTATTATCAGCAGACCCTTTGTATCAACTGTACCCTTTGCTATGCAGCATGTCCGGTTTACGGTCTTCATCCTGATTTTGTCGGCCCGGCAGTAATAGCCCTTGGATACCGTTATAATAATGACTCAAGGGACCAGGGAAAAGATGAGAGGCGAAAGTTTCTTGCAAGTGAGGATGGGGTATGGAAGTGCACGGTTGTCGGTGACTGCACAGAGGTCTGCCCCAAGCATGTAGACCCGTCAGCCTCAATACAGAGGACAAAGGTAGACAATGCAACGAATTGGTTCTTCTCCTTTTTAAAGGGGAATAAATAG
- a CDS encoding FAD-binding protein, with product MDILTHDILIVGGGGAGLRAGIEISRVNPSLKTAVISKVYPMRSHTVAAEGGSAAVLKADDSHDLHAYDTIKGSDFLADQDAVEVFVRDATNEVRQIERWGCPWNREEDGTIAARWFGGMSRKRTLHAADKTGFHLLHALFQTSLKYDTLKRYDEWHVSALLVDNGKVGGVLALNTRTGVFSIIAAKAVILCTGGVGRMYAFTSNAGILTADGAAMTYRAGAPIKDMEFIQFHPSGLMRTGILITEASRGEGGYLFNKDGKRFMENYAPSKMELAPRDIVSRSIIEEILAGRGFQGTYGSYIHLDLRHLGEAKIMDKLPMVRELCLDFAGVDPVHEPIPIRPTMHYTMGGIHCDKDGKTPITGLYAAGEAGCVSIHGANRLGSNSLTELLVFGARAGRAAVEYVSTAKPASNDRLQSLAKERMDFIQKRYMKAGNGKEKIGAILTDLRKTMDEKVGIYRTEEGLKDGIQLIQRLKERFNKISLTQQSRVFNTELIQAMELDNMLEIAHVIALCAQVRKESRGGHARKDYPTRNDEQFLHHSLTYMSKDGPRRETLPVTITKWQPEERKY from the coding sequence ATGGACATACTAACACACGACATTTTAATAGTAGGCGGCGGCGGGGCGGGGCTTAGGGCAGGGATTGAGATCAGCCGGGTAAATCCATCTCTGAAGACTGCGGTTATCTCCAAGGTTTATCCGATGAGGAGCCATACTGTTGCCGCAGAGGGCGGTTCTGCCGCTGTTCTAAAGGCAGATGATTCTCATGATCTCCATGCCTATGACACCATAAAAGGAAGCGACTTTCTTGCTGACCAGGACGCGGTAGAGGTGTTTGTTCGTGATGCAACGAATGAGGTACGTCAGATAGAGCGGTGGGGATGCCCGTGGAACCGTGAAGAGGATGGTACTATCGCAGCGCGGTGGTTCGGCGGGATGAGCAGGAAGCGTACGCTCCATGCGGCAGACAAGACCGGCTTTCATCTGCTCCATGCACTATTCCAGACCTCACTTAAATATGACACTTTGAAACGTTATGATGAATGGCACGTCTCTGCCCTGCTCGTAGATAACGGGAAGGTAGGAGGCGTATTAGCCTTAAATACAAGGACAGGGGTATTCTCCATTATTGCTGCAAAGGCTGTTATCCTCTGTACCGGAGGAGTTGGAAGGATGTATGCATTTACAAGCAATGCAGGGATCCTGACAGCAGACGGCGCGGCAATGACCTATCGTGCCGGTGCACCTATCAAAGACATGGAGTTCATTCAATTCCATCCGTCAGGTCTGATGAGAACAGGCATCCTGATTACTGAGGCATCAAGGGGCGAGGGCGGCTACCTCTTCAACAAAGACGGTAAGAGGTTTATGGAGAACTATGCACCGTCAAAAATGGAACTTGCACCGCGTGATATTGTTTCACGCTCGATTATTGAAGAGATCCTTGCAGGCAGGGGGTTTCAGGGTACCTATGGCTCTTATATACACCTTGACCTGAGACACCTCGGTGAAGCAAAGATAATGGACAAACTCCCTATGGTGCGTGAGCTTTGCCTTGATTTTGCAGGCGTAGACCCTGTACATGAACCAATACCGATTCGTCCTACTATGCACTATACAATGGGGGGAATCCATTGCGATAAGGATGGGAAGACACCAATTACCGGACTCTATGCCGCAGGTGAGGCCGGTTGTGTCAGTATTCATGGTGCAAACCGTCTCGGTTCCAATTCCCTGACAGAACTGCTTGTCTTTGGGGCGAGGGCAGGAAGGGCGGCCGTGGAATATGTCTCTACTGCCAAACCTGCTTCTAATGATAGGCTCCAGTCTCTTGCAAAAGAGCGTATGGATTTTATTCAGAAGCGGTATATGAAGGCAGGAAACGGAAAAGAGAAGATAGGTGCTATCCTTACTGACCTTCGCAAGACAATGGATGAGAAGGTCGGTATATATCGGACTGAAGAAGGATTGAAAGATGGAATCCAGTTAATACAGCGGCTAAAAGAACGGTTCAATAAGATATCACTGACCCAGCAGAGCCGTGTATTCAATACAGAACTGATTCAAGCCATGGAACTTGATAATATGCTTGAGATAGCCCATGTAATTGCCTTGTGTGCCCAGGTAAGAAAAGAATCAAGGGGCGGACATGCGAGAAAGGATTACCCGACAAGGAATGATGAACAGTTCCTGCATCATTCACTTACTTATATGTCTAAAGACGGCCCGAGAAGAGAGACATTGCCGGTAACGATTACAAAATGGCAGCCTGAAGAGAGAAAGTACTAA
- the gcvPB gene encoding aminomethyl-transferring glycine dehydrogenase subunit GcvPB — MKLIFETGAPGRRSYSLPALDVPDNELSSLIPADLIKKEDVNLPEVSEVELIRHFTRLSQMNFGLDLGFYPLGSCTMKYNPKLNEETAKMPGFLHSHPLQPEHLSQGSLKLMYELEVCLKEISGMNRVSLQPAAGAHGEMSGMLVIRSYHESNGSPRKRVIIPDSAHGTNPASAALAGYDVTVIKSTREGLVDINELKKVLDSDCAAVMITNPNTLGLFEKDIVEISRLIHEAGALLYMDGANLNALLGITRPGDMGFDVVHINLHKTFSTPHGGGGPGAGPIGVVEKLAPFIPVPTVEKDGDRYYFDYNRPQSIGSIHGFYSNFGVLVKAYTYIKKMGAACIHDISRNAIINANYIKKRLEGYYTLPIAGQSMHECVFSSKLQKEKGVHAWDISKRIQDFGFHPPTVNFPLVVEEAIMIEPTETESKETLDKFCDVMITIAKEVETTPDIVKNAPHTMIVKRLDEAQAVKKPVLRWQKPTQ; from the coding sequence ATGAAACTAATTTTTGAAACAGGTGCCCCGGGCCGCCGCAGTTATTCACTGCCTGCCCTTGATGTGCCGGACAATGAACTCAGTTCACTTATACCGGCTGACCTGATAAAGAAAGAGGATGTCAATCTTCCAGAGGTCAGCGAAGTAGAACTTATCAGGCACTTTACAAGGCTTTCCCAAATGAACTTTGGGTTGGACTTGGGATTCTATCCACTCGGCTCATGTACCATGAAATACAATCCCAAGCTGAACGAAGAGACAGCAAAGATGCCTGGTTTCCTGCATTCACATCCATTACAGCCTGAGCACCTATCTCAGGGTTCATTAAAACTTATGTATGAGCTTGAGGTGTGCCTTAAAGAAATCTCCGGCATGAACAGGGTCTCTCTTCAGCCTGCAGCCGGTGCACATGGTGAGATGTCCGGTATGCTTGTAATTAGGTCATATCATGAGTCTAATGGTAGTCCGCGTAAAAGGGTGATTATCCCTGACTCTGCACACGGCACAAACCCTGCCAGTGCTGCACTTGCGGGATATGATGTAACGGTTATCAAGTCTACAAGAGAGGGGCTTGTAGATATAAATGAGCTGAAGAAGGTACTTGATTCTGATTGTGCGGCTGTGATGATTACAAATCCGAATACGCTTGGGCTATTTGAAAAAGACATTGTGGAGATTTCAAGACTTATACATGAGGCAGGGGCACTTCTCTATATGGATGGTGCAAATCTTAATGCCCTGCTCGGAATAACACGGCCTGGTGACATGGGTTTTGATGTGGTTCATATCAATCTGCACAAGACATTTTCAACCCCTCATGGGGGAGGCGGTCCCGGTGCAGGGCCAATCGGTGTCGTTGAAAAGCTTGCACCATTTATCCCTGTTCCGACTGTAGAAAAGGATGGAGACAGATATTATTTTGATTACAACAGGCCTCAGAGTATAGGGAGTATTCATGGATTCTACAGCAACTTCGGCGTACTCGTTAAGGCTTATACCTATATAAAGAAGATGGGGGCTGCATGTATTCATGATATCAGCAGGAATGCAATAATAAATGCCAATTATATCAAGAAACGCCTTGAAGGCTATTACACCCTTCCCATTGCAGGCCAGTCAATGCATGAATGTGTATTCTCTTCAAAACTTCAGAAGGAAAAGGGTGTACATGCATGGGATATTTCAAAGAGGATTCAGGATTTTGGTTTTCATCCGCCTACTGTAAACTTCCCGCTTGTGGTTGAAGAGGCGATTATGATAGAGCCTACTGAAACAGAGTCTAAAGAGACCCTTGATAAGTTCTGTGATGTCATGATTACAATTGCAAAGGAAGTTGAGACAACTCCTGATATTGTTAAGAATGCCCCGCACACCATGATAGTAAAAAGGCTTGATGAGGCTCAGGCAGTAAAAAAACCTGTGCTGAGATGGCAGAAGCCGACTCAATAA